In the Drosophila virilis strain 15010-1051.87 chromosome 4, Dvir_AGI_RSII-ME, whole genome shotgun sequence genome, catgcatgcatgcgtacttgtatgcatacatgcatgcatacatccACACATCTACACACATACCTAAATACATACCTGTTAATAACAGTAAAAAATTCACCAAAACAaatcaccaaaaaaaaaaaacaaaaaaagacaccaaaaaaaaaaaacaccaaaaaaaaaacaccaaataaaaacaccaaaaaaaaaacaccaaaaaaaagtcaccaaaaaaaaaaaaaaaacactactAGTTAAGCATGAAAAGCTGCAGTCTACTTGcatttttgaaaatcgaggaggagagcactTCGTTTTATGTTAATTCGCAGTACAGCGGCAAACAAGCATGCATACACTTACAGACACAggcccacgcacacacacacacacacacacacacgcaacatAATTCTTGGttaaaattcatgttaaaatggtaaACTTAAATTTCCTATGGAAACTTGGTagaatctcatccgattttattattttgaattattttatgCACTTTATTTGGACTAagattataaaaacaattacgTTTTAACGATAACGTTACACATTGatcaacaattaaaaaatttcgtacaataattaaattggGTTGGTTTTTACATCtcgcaaaacaaattagataCAATCTATCAActtaactttttctttttactagCCTAAAATTGAATCTGTTTCGATTAAAtactaaataataattaagagaGTAAATGGCTGCAGAGGGCCGTGGGAGAGAAGTGGGTGGGCGTAAGGGGTAGGGGTACATACTACAGGCAAATACacaaagtacatatatattagaaaGTAAATTCGCTTAATCGGAGCTGAGGCGGGCGGGATAGTTGGGCTAGGGCTCTGCAGCTGAAAGCTTACGGATTATAGatactattatatatatatatatacttagttAGACAGCGCACTGGGGGCCGACAATTTGGCATACTATAAAACTAGCAATTGCAATAGTTGATCGCAAGATGTACGTTGTACATTAACAATGTCTTCGGGAGGTTCCATGACGATGGCTATGGCACTTTGGGTAGGTGGCCTCTAGGAGCTGTGCTGTATGGCCTTCAATTTGGGCTCCGGCTTGCGCTCCTCGGCCTCAAAGTCGACGCTGCGCGGCTCGATGGGCGCATCGTTGAAGGGCTGCACCTCGCCGGATGCCCAAATGCAGTAGATAATGGCCGTGATGAAGAGCACGCCAAAGGCCACCCAGAAGACGGTGCGCCACTCGAGCAGCGAGGCATTGGGCGTCATGACGCCAACCAGATAGGGTGTTATCACGCCCGTAATGGCTCCAATGCCGTTCGTAATGGCCATCAGGGTGCCGGCATAGTTGGGACTCATGTCCAGCGGACTGAGCTTCATGCCCGCATAGTAGGCGCCCATCAGGCCCATGCAAATGGTGAAGAGCACCACGACAAGGACGCGATCGCAGCCGGCATATGAGGCGCCCACCATGAAAATAGCCGGGCCAAAAGCAGCGAGTCCCGTCATCAGCttgcgtgtgtttgttgtgttcATGATGCCGCGACGGATCATCCAGTCCGCCACAAAGCCGCTGCCCACCGACACGATCCACATCATCACGTAGGGCAGAGAGGAGTAGAGACCGTTGGCCTTAATGGAGAACTGCAGCACATCGGCCATATATTTGGGCAGATCCGTTACCATGATATAGAAGCCCCAATCGTGACCGATTTGCGCACAGACCAGTGCGAACATGGGCAAACTGGTTAGAATGGCCTTCCAGGGTGTGGGTGGCAGGTTCTCGTTGCGTCCAATTGTGCCGATCTCCTTGATAAGGTACTCGCGTTCGCTGGGCTTGATGAAAGGATGGCTGCTGGGGTCGCTGAAGCACAGCATGACCTGCAATTTAAAGTATAGTTTATATATGAGATAACAGCGCAAATATCACCATTAACAGAACTGTTAAGTCGATCTAATAAAATAACAGATTGACAGACTTAAAGCAGTTCAACAGACTTAAAGCAGTTCAGACGAAGTTGAGCTTGAATGGAACTAGCAAAATGAACTACTGAAATAGTAAATTATTTAAGTACTAAACTAATTTGATTGCTAAAATACTAGTTTCATGTACAAGAATATGGAATTGATTTAACATTGAAATTAGCTTGAGCCTATTCCGATTAAAATCTGCTAATCTTTtagaattaatttaattaattgaatcatttaattcttttaaaattaattaccGTATTAATTACCAGGAAAAATACTTACAAATATGACAAACCAAATAACGCCAAGACCGCCAAAGAAGTAGAACACAAATGACCAATCGTAGGAGTCCAGAAACACCCCCGACAGCATATTGCCCATAATGGTGCCCACCTGACCGCCGCCCAGCACCAAGGCGCCCAATTTGCCGCGTTCATTAGCCGGCACCCAGGCGGCAAGCAGAACACTCAACGCCGGGAATGTGGTACCTTCGCCGAGGCCCATCAGCACGCGGGTGACAATCAGCCAGTCGGAGCCGCCCAGGTTGATGGCCAATGGCGTGAGCATGGTGAAGACTGCCGTCGAGAGTATGCCCAGGCCGAGGGTCCATTTGCCGCCGAATTTCTCGGCGAGCAGGCCGCCGGGCACATGCGTGACAATGTAACCAATGTAAAATGAAGATAGAATCAGGCCCTGGAGCTCCTCGGACCAGTCGAATTCGCCACCGCTCGCGGCAGCGCCTTCGTCCAAGTCATCCGGTTCACAAATCGCATGGCTGTCATCCCCATCGTCCGTATTGTTCTTCTTCATGACGAGCACGGTGATCGCCTGTGAGAGGCACACGCGCATCGTGTACGCATTCAGGATGGCCAGAAAGCCCATTATGGCCAATATCACACGTTGCGGCAATATAAAGTCTGTTGTTCATTAAACAATACAATTTGGTTAgtaaaacaattaacaatataCTAAAATACTTAATACTAAAATGCTGACGTCAATGTAAATTGGCGAGTGACAATCGTCGAATGCTTTTGGATAAtttgaacaaattaaattgaataaaatcgTTTAACATGCgcataaacaatttgaaatctacatatgtatacaaatatttatgaatttattatatacacttgtttttgttttttgtatttatttctctGAATTATGGCCGCCAGTTTATGGTTCAGTTGAAGTTCTTCATTTACGTATGCCTCATATCataatttgttaattgaaatGATGTCTTGATAAGGCCAAATGCCAAAGATTCGCGATAAGGTAGCCTGGCCAAGTCGGaggtatatatatcaagtgtGCTCTAAGCGGCATAAAGCGCCAGTTGCTcggcaattaaaattgtactcaagttttttattattttatttttattttggggcTTTAAAATAGTCAGAACATCaagaacgacaacaacaaccaattGATACGAGTTTCCGTTGATTTTCCAATACAATTCTTGTATCTCTTGAAATGTCGACATTCTGAAGGttgatttaatataaatacaaaatatgtttaacattgacccaagcaacaacaagctgaTTAACACATTATCAAGCCGAAGAGCTAACAATTCATGACATTATTATTAGAGCAAAAATGGGCATTGTTGATGTTCTCTCATTGTCGGAGCCGTAATTATCCACGCTTCAACCAATCCCAACCACAAGCCGAACACTAGAAGTTCCCGACCCAGTTCCCGacccagttccagttccagttccggTTTCAAGCTCGACATCTCTTTAAGATACATGTGTTAATTGTGTATAAAAAGATGAGCTTTTGATTTATTATAGACCTCATCGACGTCACCGACTGCCAACTCGATTGGATCAATAAATTAGcattcatataaataaatatttttacgtAGTTTCAGTCCGGCTGACAATTTAATGATGTCCCAATATTTACCATACTATTTAGCAAATACTTTAACCAAAAGCCGACACTCGACGGCAAATTTATAAGCGATACAAATCAGAAACAAAATCGGGAGGCATCGATAACGCGAAACGgaatacccacacacacacctacaactggcttatgtatgtatatgtaaatggGGCGCTAATCATATCGAGTGTGGCCGTAATTCACGCGATTCTAGGGCTCAAACACACGATTagatatgcacatacatatatcccTATATAGAGTCCAGATATGGTAGCGGAAAGTAAAGCATGTGCTAATGCTCAAATCCATTGCGAATCATGATAAGAGCAATAAGCGCAATAATTGCTATAATAAGCGATTAATGAGAAGTGTATGAAATACATTTCCGGGATGACTGAAACTTCATTTAATGCAACTTTCAatacgtatatgtatgtatgtatgtatgtgtatatacgaGTGTACAcaaagtttattaatattatattttgttattgctttttAAGTGgataaacttaatttacgatGGGCTTAACATTAAGTTAATAATTATTGCGGGCATCGCAGATAAGCGTTGACTAGTCAGTTTTATTATCAGGTTTTATTGCGTGAacacatgcaaatattttaggGTAAAATGGGCAACAATGACTTGATGGAGCCATATGTAACACTCGAAGGAAGCCTTCTATAAGAGATTGAGAGAAGAAACAGAACAGTTCAAGCGTAAAATAATGCAaagtatattcaaatatttgctaGAATGTAGAGCATCTCCTAGCTTTGCTTAATACACTTtactttcatatatatgtgagCATGTCTTGTAATCGGGTTTCCTAAGACATATAATGCATTCTCGCactgtttggcttttgttctTGCGAAAATTAAGCACGAGGCTAAAGTACGAGGCATGTGTAAGATATGCGCGTTCATCGATCCACTTCGACTTCGGATAAGGCATGGAAAAGTTTTAATACCGAGAGTTCATCGAGTCCAAGCATGCATATATCAATGCCCGGCGCTAgcgagggagagagtgagagaaagcTTTCGCTGAGATAAGCACAGCGGTTCGACAGAATCCAAGAATCGGGCCTACCGATAAATCTATAAGTTGACACATGATGGATGGCCAGTCAGAAGTGTCAAGAGACCCATTCAAATCTGCGAAAAGTTAAGTACCTGGCTCACGTTTGCAATAACAAATAagagtaaataaacaaaacaaaaaacaatgcaaaactataaattaatattttaacgCGTTTTTTACGTCGTTgcgggcaaaaaaaaaaaaggcacgCGTTCATAAATCTGAAAATAAAATCCAGTTCGAAGCGTtacaacattttcattttttttttcggaaa is a window encoding:
- the dmGlut gene encoding putative inorganic phosphate cotransporter, which codes for MTQQPQWGISLSKYFILPQRVILAIMGFLAILNAYTMRVCLSQAITVLVMKKNNTDDGDDSHAICEPDDLDEGAAASGGEFDWSEELQGLILSSFYIGYIVTHVPGGLLAEKFGGKWTLGLGILSTAVFTMLTPLAINLGGSDWLIVTRVLMGLGEGTTFPALSVLLAAWVPANERGKLGALVLGGGQVGTIMGNMLSGVFLDSYDWSFVFYFFGGLGVIWFVIFVMLCFSDPSSHPFIKPSEREYLIKEIGTIGRNENLPPTPWKAILTSLPMFALVCAQIGHDWGFYIMVTDLPKYMADVLQFSIKANGLYSSLPYVMMWIVSVGSGFVADWMIRRGIMNTTNTRKLMTGLAAFGPAIFMVGASYAGCDRVLVVVLFTICMGLMGAYYAGMKLSPLDMSPNYAGTLMAITNGIGAITGVITPYLVGVMTPNASLLEWRTVFWVAFGVLFITAIIYCIWASGEVQPFNDAPIEPRSVDFEAEERKPEPKLKAIQHSS